In Rhineura floridana isolate rRhiFlo1 chromosome 1, rRhiFlo1.hap2, whole genome shotgun sequence, the following proteins share a genomic window:
- the TXNL4A gene encoding thioredoxin-like protein 4A isoform X1, which translates to MSYMLPHLHNGWQVDQAILSEEDRVVVIRFGHDWDPTCMKMDEVLYSIAEKVKNFAVIYLVDITEVPDFNKMYELYDPCTVMFFFRNKHIMIDLGTGNNNKINWAMEDKQEMIDIIETVYRGARKGRGLVVSPKDYSTKYRY; encoded by the exons ATGTCGTATATGCTTCCACATTTACATAATGGCTGGCAAGTAGATCAGGCCATTCTTTCAGAAGAAGACCGTGTCGTGGTCATTCGCTTTGGGCATGACTGGGATCCAACATGTATGAAAATGGATGAAGTTTTATATAGTATAGCTGAAAAG GTGAAAAATTTTGCAGTTATTTATCTTGTGGATATCACAGAAGTACCAGACTTCAACAAGATGTATGAACTGTACGATCCCTGCACTGTCATGTTTTTCTTCAG AAACAAACACATAATGATTGATTTAGGCActggtaacaacaacaaaattaactGGGCAATGGAAGACAAGCAAGAGATGATTGACATCATAGAAACAGTTTATAGAGGAGCACGTAAAGGTAGAGGTCTTGTTGTGTCACCAAAGGACTACTCAAccaaatatagatattaa
- the TXNL4A gene encoding thioredoxin-like protein 4A isoform X2, which yields MYELYDPCTVMFFFRNKHIMIDLGTGNNNKINWAMEDKQEMIDIIETVYRGARKGRGLVVSPKDYSTKYRY from the exons ATGTATGAACTGTACGATCCCTGCACTGTCATGTTTTTCTTCAG AAACAAACACATAATGATTGATTTAGGCActggtaacaacaacaaaattaactGGGCAATGGAAGACAAGCAAGAGATGATTGACATCATAGAAACAGTTTATAGAGGAGCACGTAAAGGTAGAGGTCTTGTTGTGTCACCAAAGGACTACTCAAccaaatatagatattaa
- the HSBP1L1 gene encoding heat shock factor-binding protein 1-like protein 1, which translates to MTRTLHKARWSWTVRGASEDGTSPTNCNIFHVQYCSRSLKAAENLLQQLQENFQALTDKLTLRMDEMGERIDDLEKHVTGLIVQAGIDHTSEELTH; encoded by the exons ATGACGAGGACGCTTCACAAAGCGCGCTGGAGTTGGACGGTCCGCGGAGCATCTGAAGACGGCACCTCACCCACGAACTGTAATATATTTCATGTACAGTACTGTAGTCGGAGCCTGAAAGCA GCAGAAAATCTATTACAACAGTTGCAGGAAAACTTTCAAGCACTGACGGATAAATTAACTCTAAGAA tGGATGAAATGGGTGAACGCATAGATGATCTAGAGAAGCATGTTACTGGGCTAATAGTACAAGCTGGGATAGACCACACCAGTGAAGAACTAACG CACTGA